One Oncorhynchus keta strain PuntledgeMale-10-30-2019 chromosome 22, Oket_V2, whole genome shotgun sequence DNA window includes the following coding sequences:
- the LOC118401022 gene encoding ras association domain-containing protein 10-like: MEQEECKVSVWVCREEKLVSGLSKRTTCADVVKVLLEDQNLPQGASAAMQSGTPQSYCIVEKWRGFERMLPNKTKILRLWSAWGDEQENVRFVLVKNEASLPNNGPRSAEARVVQSKDNPCVFKGAAKTTMAFSQEKQRRIVRKAFRKLDKINKKREETFPKDKSSVEKLETFVHLVISQDHTIRQQIQRIKELDSDIEMYEAKVHFDRIKRHGINYVQDTYMVESSVEADPIEDVPRSAEAIAQFEEYALRCEEVLRLQEELTEREALVECITGEIQEELNQRWMKRRQDELSGKDTERFGESVDIPVAAVAPQPAAQSGAAAPEPDVNSLSQNDLVLEGKIIKSKLDTSLYVGLRLNTDLEAVKGDLDLSQELWDAKEKELTDLLAKMHSMNLNKEKLPEADKEHSGITETDMLPSLEKSSGWVEQTRGLSKTCDMNDEDSDTGLSSMHSQDSDNTPVCESLV, translated from the coding sequence ATGGAGCAGGAAGAATGCAAGGTATCAGTATGGGTCTGCCGGGAGGAGAAGCTGGTCTCAGGGCTGTCCAAACGCACCACCTGCGCGGATGTTGTAAAAGTTCTACTGGAGGACCAAAACTTGCCACAAGGTGCGTCAGCGGCGATGCAGTCTGGGACCCCCCAGTCTTACTGCATTGTGGAGAAATGGAGAGGCTTTGAGAGGATGTTACCCAATAAAACCAAAATCCTGCGTCTCTGGAGCGCCTGGGGAGATGAGCAGGAAAACGTGAGGTTTGTGTTGGTGAAGAATGAGGCATCGTTACCGAACAACGGACCCAGGAGCGCCGAGGCGCGAGTCGTTCAGAGCAAAGACAATCCGTGCGTATTCAAGGGAGCAGCCAAGACCACAATGGCTTTCTCGCAAGAAAAGCAGCGGAGGATTGTTAGAAAAGCTTTTAGAAAGTTGGACAAAATTaacaaaaagagagaagagacttTTCCCAAGGATAAATCCTCAGTGGAGAAATTGGAAACGTTTGTGCACTTGGTTATCTCGCAAGATCACACCATCCGCCAGCAGATCCAAAGGATCAAAGAGTTGGATAGTGATATAGAGATGTATGAGGCAAAAGTGCACTTTGACAGAATTAAGAGACATGGTATCAATTATGTGCAGGACACATACATGGTGGAATCGAGCGTGGAGGCTGATCCAATAGAGGACGTTCCACGTTCAGCGGAGGCTATTGCGCAGTTTGAGGAGTACGCTCTTAGGTGCGAGGAGGTCCTGCGACTTCAGGAGGAGTTGACAGAGCGCGAGGCTCTCGTGGAATGCATCACAGGTGAAATTCAGGAGGAGCTAAACCAAAGGTGGATGAAAAGACGGCAAGATGAGCTGTCGGGCAAAGACACAGAACGTTTTGGGGAGTCTGTGGACATCCCCGTAGCTGCAGTGGCTCCACAGCCGGCAGCACAGTCAGGCGCCGCCGCCCCAGAGCCAGATGTGAACAGTCTATCACAGAACGACTTGGTTTTAGAGGGGAAGATAATCAAATCAAAGCTGGATACCAGTTTATATGTTGGTCTCCGTTTAAACACGGATTTGGAGGCTGTTAAGGGTGATTTGGACTTAAGCCAGGAGCTATGGGACGCGAAAGAAAAAGAACTAACGGATTTGCTCGCAAAAATGCACTCTATGAATTTAAATAAGGAAAAGTTACCCGAGGCTGATAAAGAACACTCTGGTATCACTGAAACTGACATGTTGCCTTCCTTGGAGAAGAGCAGTGGGTGGGTGGAGCAGACCAGAGGTCTGTCCAAGACCTGCGACATGAACGACGAAGATTCAGACACGGGGCTGAGCTCCATGCATAGCCAGGACTCTGACAATACACCTGTGTGTGAATCACTGGTGTAG